CTCCCAGACGGTGTTCTCGTCGTACTCGCTCACGCTGACGGTGCTCGCCATCGTCTACGCGTCGCTCGTGCTGTACCTGCTCGCGCCCGACCCCGAGAACGCCGAGGGGATCGACGAGTACGTCGACGAGGCCGAGCTGGAGGACTCGGCGGACGCCTCGGGGCCGGACATCGACACCCCCGCCGACGCCGTCGACCAGAGTCGCCTCGTGGGCGGCCTGATCGCGTTCGCCGGCGTCGCCTTCTCGGTGTGGACGTTCGCGAACGAGGGGCTGAACGCGCTGAACCTCAACGTCGTCAACTTCGCGTTCATGTTCGTCGGCCTGCTGCTGTTCACGCGGCCGCGCGCCTACCAGGAGCAGTTCTACGACGCCGTCACCGCGACCGGCGGCATCATCCTCCAGTTCCCGTTCTACGCGGGGATCATCGGGATGATGAACGGCTCCGGGCTCACCGAGACGCTCGCGAACGCGCTGGTGAGCGTCGCGACGCCGACGACGTTCCCGGCCATCGCGTGGATCACCGCGGGATTCATCAACCTCTTCGTCCCCTCCGGCGGCGGCGAGTGGACGGTCGTGGGGCCGACGGTCGTCGCTGCCGCACAGGAGCTCGGCGTCCCGGTCGGCAAGGCGACGGTCGCGTACGCCGTCGGCGACGCGCACACGAACCTGTTCCAGCCGTTCTGGGCGCTGCCGCTTTTGGGCATCACCGGGATGCGCGCTCGCGACATCTTCGGCTACGGGATGGCGATGCTGCTGTTGCTCATTCCGTTCCTGGCGCTCGCGCTCACGTTCGTTCCGTACTGAGGCGAACCGCCCGCGCTCGACTCCCGTCCGTTTTTCGTCGCCGTCCCCGCGGCAAGAGCGAAGTGACATCGGCGAGACCCGCAGGTATGAGCGACGACACAGCCGCCGCCTTCGATCCCGCCACCGCCTTCGACCTCTCGGACCGCGTCGCCGTCGTCACCGGCGGCACCCGCGGCATCGGCCGGGCGATCGCGCTCGGCCTGGCGAACGCCGGCGCCGACGTGGTGCCGACGAGCCGAACGGCGGAGAACGTGGAGGACGCCGTCTCGGCGGTCGAGTCCCGCGGCGTCGACTCGCTGGCGCACCCGATCGACGTGACCGACCCGGAGGCGGTGACGGACCTGATGGCGGCCGTCGAGGCCGACCTCGGCGGCCCGGACATCGTCGTCAACAACGCCGGCGTCAGCGTCGACGGCGCGCTCGGCCCGCCGGAGGCGACGACCGAGGACGACACCGAGTTCCTGCTCGACGTGAACCTCCGGGGCGTGTTCCGCTGTGCCCGCGCGGCCGCCGAATCCCTGCGCGCGAGCGACGGCGGCGTCATGGTCAACGTCGCCTCCGTCGCCGGGCTGGTCGGCCTCCCGCGCCAACACCCCTACGTCGCCTCGAAACACGGGCTCGTCGGGATCACGAAGTCGATGGCGCTCGACTGGGCGCCCGAGGTCCGCGTCAACGCCGTCGCGCCCGGTTACGTCCTCACCGACATGACCGCGGGGATCGAGGGGGACGAACAGCTGATGGCGTCCATCCGCGACCGAACCCCCCTCTCGCGGTTCGCGGAGGCCGCGGAGATAGCCGGGCCGGTCGTGTTCCTCGCGAGCGACGCCGCAAGCTACGTGACGGGCGCGTGCCTCGCGGTCGACGGCGGGTGGACGGCGCGGTGACGGGACCGAAGCATCCCCCAACACTCCCGTCGCCGCGCCGCACCT
This genomic stretch from Halobaculum roseum harbors:
- a CDS encoding short-chain fatty acid transporter; its protein translation is MSTRGGGTVVQRFGRRLAGTVERWMPSPFLFAILLSYVVFLGGVLLEGEGPAAMVGHWYGGFWALLTFGMQMVLILVTGYAIAYHPRVQNLIGRLAGVTDSGAGAVVLVGVVAMVASWIQWGMGLIVGAVLAREVGRQAYQRGVKVHYPLLCIAGYMGLGLTWHWGLAGSAPLLINTPDNVFIEQGVLDGLVPISQTVFSSYSLTLTVLAIVYASLVLYLLAPDPENAEGIDEYVDEAELEDSADASGPDIDTPADAVDQSRLVGGLIAFAGVAFSVWTFANEGLNALNLNVVNFAFMFVGLLLFTRPRAYQEQFYDAVTATGGIILQFPFYAGIIGMMNGSGLTETLANALVSVATPTTFPAIAWITAGFINLFVPSGGGEWTVVGPTVVAAAQELGVPVGKATVAYAVGDAHTNLFQPFWALPLLGITGMRARDIFGYGMAMLLLLIPFLALALTFVPY
- a CDS encoding SDR family NAD(P)-dependent oxidoreductase, which gives rise to MSDDTAAAFDPATAFDLSDRVAVVTGGTRGIGRAIALGLANAGADVVPTSRTAENVEDAVSAVESRGVDSLAHPIDVTDPEAVTDLMAAVEADLGGPDIVVNNAGVSVDGALGPPEATTEDDTEFLLDVNLRGVFRCARAAAESLRASDGGVMVNVASVAGLVGLPRQHPYVASKHGLVGITKSMALDWAPEVRVNAVAPGYVLTDMTAGIEGDEQLMASIRDRTPLSRFAEAAEIAGPVVFLASDAASYVTGACLAVDGGWTAR